In Candidatus Manganitrophaceae bacterium, the following proteins share a genomic window:
- a CDS encoding DUF748 domain-containing protein, translated as MTLRKFSYWFFGSIAVLIVLLIALDFLIDAPLRNYMEREVNHRLKGYKVQIGALNFHVFGFSLDLERIVVIQQANPTPPLAEIKKLTASIQWRSLLRGRIVSDYRIERPVVYLNFAAAQEEINHSQKKSDAEEKGKPAPPDRGWQKAIQTIYPVKINHLEMVDGDLTYVDNIPLKQIHFRKIHFVAENILNVESAPHVYPSPVHLEGAIFDRGQIRLNGKADFLAVPYIGIQTGFNVDQLDLRDLEPLIRRLPLIVHQGTLSGAGEVEYSPQTQTVHIEKILLDQAHIDYVYQPGPAASKSGDKAAETAKEASTTESAPSTLITVDELDIARSNLGFINKGAKPNYRVYINQTELQLTHLSNHLTEGKTEAKLKGKFMGSGNLGANAVFRPQKKGPNLNLAVSIEETDLKTMNDLLRAYGNFDVAAGAFSFFMELAVREGNVTGYVKPLFQKIKVYDRRQDKEKSAFHKLYERLVGGVSKLLENQPRDEVATRADLSGRIENPKSSTWDTIIRIIENAFFKAILPGFEKEVSQSKQ; from the coding sequence ATGACGCTACGTAAATTCAGCTATTGGTTCTTCGGATCGATCGCGGTCTTGATCGTGCTCCTCATCGCGCTCGATTTTTTGATCGATGCGCCGCTCCGCAATTACATGGAGCGCGAAGTCAATCACCGGCTCAAAGGATATAAAGTCCAAATCGGCGCCCTCAATTTCCATGTCTTCGGATTCTCCCTCGACCTGGAGAGGATCGTCGTCATCCAACAGGCCAACCCCACCCCTCCCCTCGCAGAGATTAAAAAGCTCACCGCCAGCATCCAGTGGCGCTCGCTGCTCCGCGGCCGGATCGTCAGCGATTATCGGATTGAACGGCCGGTGGTCTACCTCAACTTTGCGGCCGCGCAAGAGGAGATCAATCATAGTCAAAAGAAGTCGGACGCGGAGGAGAAAGGAAAACCGGCCCCCCCGGACCGAGGTTGGCAGAAGGCGATTCAAACGATCTATCCGGTGAAAATCAACCATCTTGAAATGGTCGACGGCGACCTGACCTACGTCGACAACATTCCGCTGAAACAGATTCATTTCCGAAAGATCCACTTCGTCGCGGAGAACATCCTGAACGTCGAATCGGCCCCGCATGTCTATCCCTCCCCGGTTCATCTGGAGGGAGCCATCTTCGATCGAGGACAAATCCGCCTCAACGGAAAAGCCGATTTTCTCGCCGTCCCCTACATTGGAATCCAGACCGGATTCAACGTCGATCAACTTGATCTCCGCGACCTCGAGCCGTTGATTCGCCGTCTTCCGTTAATCGTCCATCAGGGAACCCTCTCCGGAGCGGGAGAGGTCGAGTATTCGCCGCAGACGCAGACGGTTCACATCGAGAAAATTCTCCTCGATCAAGCCCATATCGACTATGTCTATCAACCGGGGCCGGCCGCTTCAAAGAGCGGAGACAAAGCAGCGGAGACGGCCAAAGAGGCCTCCACGACGGAGAGCGCACCGTCCACCTTGATCACCGTTGATGAGCTCGATATTGCAAGAAGCAATCTCGGATTTATTAATAAAGGAGCCAAGCCGAACTATCGCGTTTATATCAACCAAACAGAGCTGCAATTAACCCATTTAAGCAACCACCTCACGGAGGGAAAAACGGAGGCAAAACTGAAGGGAAAATTTATGGGAAGCGGGAACCTCGGCGCGAATGCCGTCTTCCGGCCTCAAAAGAAAGGCCCCAATCTGAATCTCGCCGTCAGCATTGAAGAGACCGATTTAAAGACGATGAACGATCTCCTTCGGGCGTATGGAAATTTCGATGTCGCCGCCGGCGCGTTTTCATTCTTCATGGAATTGGCGGTGAGAGAGGGAAATGTAACCGGCTACGTCAAACCGCTCTTTCAAAAAATCAAAGTCTATGACCGGCGCCAGGACAAAGAGAAGAGTGCTTTTCATAAACTCTATGAGCGGTTGGTCGGCGGGGTCTCAAAACTGTTGGAGAACCAACCCCGCGACGAGGTCGCGACGCGGGCCGATCTCTCCGGCCGGATTGAAAATCCGAAATCGAGCACCTGGGACACCATCATCCGGATCATCGAGAATGCCTTCTTCAAGGCGATCCTGCCGGGGTTCGAAAAAGAGGTGAGTCAATCGAAGCAATAA
- a CDS encoding ATP-binding protein, with the protein MSKEAFRSRTGLLENLKGQLLAGRWAAVVGGPMIGKTTLARRLKEMIDAGPNRAVLIDLNGLPAPDLFWPKLLEALLQQGIGPETKSRYHRPPNSFPELMTQLHHLYEKAPSEIHSRPIVLLLDNAEALLPFSETLIPQIINLAQELTLPPIQAISWIGGASFGDWVLANPAAFKPPLRLYPLSAIPIREAREIIREALGPTASSEAADRIWNDTGGHPLLLNHAFGEEGGPSVEALQAALRNALRPEEEAILDRLDPAGRWTILDDLRDREGQKIPKPQLDRLCMLGLTIRTLIDGIAAIRLTSPFFNQVSGR; encoded by the coding sequence ATGTCAAAGGAAGCGTTTCGGAGCCGAACCGGCCTGCTGGAAAACCTCAAAGGCCAACTTCTTGCCGGCCGTTGGGCGGCGGTTGTCGGCGGACCGATGATTGGAAAAACCACCCTCGCGCGCAGACTGAAAGAGATGATCGACGCCGGACCGAACCGGGCCGTCTTAATCGATCTGAACGGACTCCCCGCTCCCGACCTCTTTTGGCCGAAACTTCTTGAGGCGCTCCTTCAGCAAGGGATCGGACCCGAAACGAAGAGCCGGTACCACCGCCCTCCGAATTCCTTTCCGGAGCTGATGACGCAGCTCCATCATCTCTATGAGAAAGCGCCGTCCGAAATCCACTCCCGTCCGATTGTTCTTCTCCTCGACAACGCTGAGGCGCTCCTCCCCTTCTCCGAAACGCTGATTCCCCAGATCATCAACCTGGCGCAGGAGCTCACCCTCCCCCCGATTCAAGCGATCTCTTGGATCGGCGGCGCTTCCTTCGGCGACTGGGTCCTTGCAAATCCGGCCGCCTTCAAACCGCCGCTCCGCCTCTATCCCCTCTCCGCCATCCCAATCCGGGAAGCACGCGAGATCATCCGAGAAGCGCTCGGCCCCACGGCGAGCAGCGAAGCGGCCGATCGGATCTGGAACGACACCGGCGGCCATCCGCTCCTGCTGAACCATGCTTTCGGAGAGGAGGGGGGCCCCTCGGTCGAAGCGCTTCAGGCGGCCCTTCGAAACGCGCTCCGACCCGAAGAAGAAGCGATTCTCGATCGACTCGACCCGGCTGGACGCTGGACCATTTTGGACGACCTGCGGGATCGAGAGGGGCAGAAGATCCCCAAGCCACAACTCGACCGCCTCTGCATGTTGGGACTCACCATCCGCACCCTCATCGACGGCATCGCTGCCATCCGTCTCACCTCGCCTTTTTTCAACCAGGTCAGCGGACGATGA